In Fibrobacter sp. UWB15, the following proteins share a genomic window:
- a CDS encoding carbon-nitrogen hydrolase, translating to MNKIKTATLQGKWTGNSQTNNQWYVDQALALKGKGIDLVVLPEMFHTPYFPFEENADFFDMAIEKDSEIVRQWQGIAKEIHAVIVFPFFEKRARGIYHNSAFVFERDGSIAGLYRKSHIPDDPAFYEKYYFIPGDTGFEPIKTSAGTLGVLICWDQWFPEAARIMSLKGADILIYPTAIGWMKSEPAEIYPRQQDSWVTVMRGHAIANRTFVLSANRIGTEGELTFWGTSFVAAPDGYLIHKCDTDFLGASIVEIDLKETEENRRWWPHFRDRRVDLYGDILKIWCDK from the coding sequence ATGAACAAAATCAAGACAGCAACACTGCAGGGCAAGTGGACGGGCAACAGCCAAACCAATAACCAGTGGTACGTGGACCAGGCGCTTGCGCTCAAGGGCAAGGGAATCGACCTGGTCGTTCTCCCCGAAATGTTCCACACGCCGTATTTCCCGTTCGAGGAAAACGCCGACTTTTTTGACATGGCTATCGAAAAGGATAGCGAGATTGTCAGGCAGTGGCAGGGAATCGCCAAAGAAATCCACGCGGTCATCGTTTTCCCGTTCTTCGAGAAGCGCGCCCGCGGCATATACCATAACAGCGCCTTCGTTTTTGAACGCGACGGTTCGATTGCAGGCCTTTACCGCAAGAGCCACATTCCCGACGATCCGGCTTTCTACGAGAAGTACTACTTCATTCCGGGTGACACCGGTTTTGAACCCATCAAGACGAGCGCCGGTACACTCGGTGTCCTGATTTGCTGGGACCAGTGGTTCCCCGAAGCGGCCCGCATCATGAGCCTGAAGGGTGCAGACATTCTGATCTACCCCACTGCTATCGGTTGGATGAAGTCCGAACCTGCAGAAATCTACCCGCGTCAACAGGACAGCTGGGTCACGGTGATGCGTGGGCACGCCATTGCGAACCGCACCTTCGTGCTTTCGGCAAACCGTATCGGCACCGAAGGCGAACTTACCTTCTGGGGAACGTCTTTCGTGGCCGCACCCGATGGCTACTTGATTCACAAGTGCGATACCGATTTCTTGGGTGCAAGCATTGTAGAAATCGACCTCAAGGAAACCGAAGAAAATCGCCGTTGGTGGCCGCATTTCCGCGATCGCCGCGTAGACCTTTACGGTGACATTCTCAAGATTTGGTGCGATAAGTAG
- a CDS encoding agmatine deiminase family protein codes for MAKTSVRYPAEWEEQAATWLAFPHNKKNWYGERGEMIRKFYIDLIRTISEFQPVNVLVPKKDFLTTEEKIAVADRPYPASFFTIKTDDIWIRDYGPFFLKKGKETIVSETVFNAWGAKFPPWKNDNEIPARIADIFEYKKGVSVPYIFEGGAIEVNGDGLGITTLDCLTGKNRNDAKDIRKVVKALCKAFGLRDMLVLPHGLHGDHTDGHIDNVARFVAKDRIVMCEATDKRSPNNVILTEAKYLIETWLKSHYGKSAKVDTLPLPPQRKLDDGQILPASYMNFIYANGALIFPKYKSPNDAVAKRYFESVYPDRKVIGLDCRTVIEEGGSLHCMSKHESL; via the coding sequence ATGGCAAAGACTTCTGTAAGATACCCTGCTGAATGGGAAGAACAGGCCGCTACTTGGCTCGCATTCCCGCACAACAAAAAGAACTGGTACGGTGAACGCGGAGAAATGATCCGCAAGTTCTATATTGATTTAATTCGCACGATCAGCGAATTTCAGCCCGTAAACGTGCTGGTTCCTAAAAAGGATTTTTTGACGACGGAAGAAAAAATCGCCGTTGCCGACCGCCCCTATCCGGCCAGTTTCTTTACCATCAAGACAGACGACATCTGGATTCGCGATTACGGTCCATTCTTCTTGAAAAAAGGGAAAGAAACGATTGTTTCGGAAACGGTCTTTAACGCCTGGGGCGCAAAATTTCCGCCCTGGAAAAATGACAACGAAATTCCCGCACGAATCGCCGACATTTTCGAATACAAGAAGGGCGTAAGTGTCCCCTACATTTTTGAAGGTGGAGCCATTGAAGTCAACGGCGACGGTCTCGGTATTACCACACTGGATTGCCTGACGGGCAAGAACCGCAACGATGCGAAAGATATCAGGAAAGTGGTCAAGGCCCTTTGCAAGGCATTCGGGCTCCGTGATATGCTGGTACTCCCCCACGGTTTGCACGGCGACCACACCGACGGACACATCGACAATGTGGCGCGTTTCGTGGCGAAGGACCGCATCGTGATGTGCGAAGCAACAGACAAGCGTTCCCCGAACAACGTGATTCTGACCGAAGCGAAGTACTTGATCGAAACCTGGCTCAAGAGCCATTACGGCAAGTCGGCGAAGGTCGATACATTGCCGCTCCCGCCGCAGCGCAAGCTCGACGACGGGCAGATTTTGCCGGCCAGTTACATGAACTTCATCTATGCAAACGGGGCGCTCATTTTCCCGAAGTACAAGTCGCCGAACGACGCTGTCGCCAAGCGCTACTTTGAAAGCGTGTACCCCGACCGCAAGGTCATCGGGCTGGACTGCCGCACCGTGATTGAAGAGGGCGGCAGCCTGCATTGCATGAGTAAGCATGAAAGTCTATAA
- a CDS encoding DUF2914 domain-containing protein: MQFVEKLREKPAVQKLEKFFPAIAFLGGFAWDSITLGQMVYGSDILILLAYYTGALILVILLSAQLEHPEGWTTERLQALAKAQAKPKPAAVAPKATKVAPSPAEEKSESAEPVSEDSVSENPDVKIEESRFRRAAAFIAEKTPARAKEAANRAALEAKEATAKAAALASAKAKEAASRAAIEAKDAAVKAKGAATKFAKNVGYESTAIPENAIVVRHRFLDREWSETWKQRFTWAVQFFFGGLFSALVVCYFKSSGSLASFLLVILLAILLVGNEFLQKKYESFGVSLAFFCLLGTMFMNFAIPHLVHRIGFIWFLISTVLSFGLCLFIWKISHRKKSILVAPALISIFLIVAYIMNWVPPVPLVLKQKIACQNFDKASYSCDVDDPSLLQMIGLKIPSVHRVDSSEVYFLTSVYAPAKLKAELEYLWYYQDPKTGKYMLTDRISSGRMMINGGRESGFRTFTRKKNTPPGKYRVEIAYKNGAVIGSGTFEVFGEPPEDGFVRDTLR, from the coding sequence ATGCAATTCGTTGAAAAGTTACGGGAAAAACCCGCTGTTCAGAAATTAGAGAAGTTTTTTCCGGCTATAGCGTTTTTGGGCGGTTTTGCTTGGGATTCCATTACGCTAGGCCAGATGGTTTATGGCTCCGATATTCTGATTTTGCTGGCCTACTACACCGGCGCTCTTATTCTGGTAATCTTGCTTTCGGCGCAATTGGAACACCCTGAAGGCTGGACAACGGAACGCTTGCAGGCGCTTGCCAAGGCGCAAGCGAAACCGAAGCCTGCCGCAGTCGCACCGAAGGCGACAAAGGTTGCACCCTCCCCTGCGGAAGAAAAATCTGAATCCGCAGAACCTGTTTCTGAAGATTCCGTTTCTGAAAATCCAGATGTAAAAATCGAAGAATCTCGCTTTAGAAGGGCTGCCGCATTCATCGCAGAAAAAACACCCGCCCGCGCCAAAGAGGCCGCCAACCGCGCCGCCTTGGAAGCGAAAGAAGCGACAGCCAAGGCCGCGGCCCTTGCGTCTGCAAAAGCCAAAGAAGCGGCAAGCCGTGCCGCCATCGAAGCGAAAGATGCCGCTGTCAAGGCGAAGGGGGCTGCCACCAAGTTCGCCAAGAACGTGGGTTACGAATCTACGGCAATCCCCGAAAATGCGATTGTCGTGCGCCACCGTTTTTTGGACCGCGAATGGAGCGAAACCTGGAAACAGCGCTTTACGTGGGCCGTGCAATTCTTCTTTGGCGGCCTGTTTAGCGCCCTGGTGGTATGCTACTTTAAGAGTAGCGGCTCGCTCGCCTCGTTCTTGCTGGTAATTTTGCTTGCCATTTTACTTGTGGGTAACGAATTTTTGCAGAAAAAATACGAAAGCTTCGGCGTGAGCCTTGCGTTCTTCTGCCTTTTGGGCACCATGTTCATGAACTTTGCCATTCCGCACTTGGTTCACCGCATTGGGTTCATTTGGTTCTTGATTAGCACGGTGCTTTCGTTTGGCTTGTGCTTGTTTATCTGGAAGATTTCGCACCGCAAGAAGTCTATTCTGGTGGCCCCGGCGCTCATCAGCATTTTCTTGATTGTGGCTTACATTATGAACTGGGTGCCGCCTGTACCGCTGGTGCTCAAGCAAAAGATTGCCTGCCAGAACTTTGACAAGGCAAGCTATAGCTGCGATGTAGATGACCCGAGCTTGCTGCAAATGATTGGCCTCAAGATTCCGAGCGTGCATCGCGTCGACAGCAGCGAAGTCTACTTCTTGACATCGGTCTATGCGCCGGCAAAGCTCAAGGCCGAACTTGAATATTTGTGGTATTACCAGGACCCGAAAACGGGCAAGTACATGCTTACGGACCGTATTTCTTCTGGCCGCATGATGATTAACGGCGGCCGTGAATCCGGATTCAGGACGTTTACCCGCAAGAAGAACACTCCTCCGGGCAAGTACCGCGTCGAAATCGCTTACAAGAACGGGGCCGTGATTGGTTCGGGAACCTTCGAAGTCTTTGGCGAACCGCCTGAAGACGGTTTTGTTCGTGACACCCTCCGCTAA